The following are encoded in a window of Esox lucius isolate fEsoLuc1 chromosome 14, fEsoLuc1.pri, whole genome shotgun sequence genomic DNA:
- the LOC117592758 gene encoding uncharacterized protein LOC117592758, whose translation MSSFVNGYVKKKFNGATGKVVNNVLGRYKTEAFFKDLQHKHDMKTASQTTGKASSETETKELLDYAEKIGDVNRPASVLDIYVLTNSDLLQGKGVHLTVVDQHGKTLSEESYPGTNRSAGQITLRLTKEPQKTDSEKGIISKVKDRIKGVQNLYSGHFDLIQDGKVITVHSKNQNSFYTAMAQATMSNKTSDEINNEAVNLRNNVKDQIKNNLPAHYQMVQTQRAYDALENHYGKYTIVGGSKTDREKNVEYEKDVSPMKKACYGSTGLTEYKIAKNYHLALVGPYKRVKTTPLFSHDMDNRGIVEADHIPPKDSLKLARDHPQIENLKQKNPKLYDMINSIESDPNGMNLLAMRVLKQHHRDALTTGSSKESDNCRKLLADTLVNGDAEKSLKLSFIMAHPVASNQLRHYAGNPLSLGTDANFMSTEGTVSYYKAGFNQMLNQHNEKGIIDQNQLEGLKSWVADDKYLDLNTPEYTDVLKAIK comes from the exons ATGTCTTCCTTTGTGAATGGATATGTCAAGAAGAAGTTCAATGGAGCCACAGGAAAAGTAGTCAACAATGTACTTGGCAGGTACAAAACAGAGGCCTTTTTCAAGGATCTACAACACAAACATGATATGAAAACAGCCAGTCAGACGACAGGGAAAGCTTCATCTGAGACTGAAACAAAAGAACTTCTGGACTATGCAGAAAAGATTGGTGATGTGAATCGTCCAGCCTCAGTCCTGGACATTTATGTCCTCACAAATAGTGACCTCCTTCAGGGTAAAGGCGTCCATTTGACAGTGGTGGATCAACATGGAAAAACACTCTCAGAGGAGTCCTATCCAGGAACAAACAGGTCAGCTGGTCAAATCACTCTAAGGCTGACCAAAGAGCCTCAGAAAACAGACAG TGAGAAAGGAATAATCTCCAAAGTAAAAGACAGAATCAAAGGAGTGCAAAATCTATACAGTGGTCACTTTGACCTCATCCAAGATGGAAAAGTTATTACTGTCCACTCAAAGAACCAGAACAGCTTCTACACTGCCATGGCACAAGCAACAATGTCAAACAAGACAAGTGATGAAATCAATAATGAAGCTGTGAATCTACGAAACAATGTTAAAGACCAG ATAAAAAACAACCTTCCTGCTCATTATCAAATGGTTCAAACCCAGAGGGCCTATGATGCACTTGAAAACCATTATGGAAAATATACTATAGTTGGAGGATCcaagacagatagagagaagaATGTGGAATATGAGAAGGATGTAAGTCCAATGAAGAAGGCTTGTTATGGTTCCACCGGGCTAACTGAGTATAAAATTGCCAAAAACTACCACCTTGCATTAGTTGGTCCTTACAAAAG AGTCAAAACCACTCCCCTGTTCTCTCATGACATGGATAACCGAGGTATTGTTGAGGCAGACCATATCCCACCCAAGGATTCGCTAAAGTTGGCCAGAGACCATCCACAAATAGAAAATCTCAAACAGAAGAATCCAAAGCTTTATGATATGATAAACAGCATTGAATCTGATCCAAATGGAATGAACCTGCTTGCAATGCGAGTCCTCAAACAGCATcacagagatgctctgaccaccGGAAGCAGTAAGGAGTCTGACAACTGCAG GAAACTGCTGGCAGACACACTTGTAAATGGAGATGCAGAGAAATCACTTAAGCTCTCTTTCATCATGGCTCATCCTGTGGCTTCCAACCAGCTCAGACACTATGCAG GAAATCCTCTTTCCTTGGGCACTGATGCCAACTTCATGTCTACTGAAGGTACAGTGTCCTACTACAAAGCTGGCTTCAATCAGATGCTGAATCAACACAATGAAAAGGGAATCATAGATCAGAATCAGTTGGAGGGGCTGAAGTCCTGGGTGGCTGATGACAAATACCTGGACCTCAATACCCCTGAGTACACTGATGTACTTAAAGCCATTAAATGA